From a single Halorussus halophilus genomic region:
- a CDS encoding ABC transporter permease translates to MRPTEEGESSRTEEGETTAADATEAATRPPTRTDGGTSSSSGGAGGVDETIFTQTSNVPDPTVREKVERGFRRRVYAPSAILLNDWRGLLGALILVGFVLLGTVGVYVVPEPIVMEGPIFVPPFTDWTYPLGTGVMGQDILKQVVHATPAMLQMITAGALLSVVLGTGIGTVAGYRGGRADSVLMTLTDTVLTIPGLVLIIVLATIYQPENPFVVGLILGIDNWPRLARTVRSQVLSIREEAFTEASRIMGLSDVHILRRDVISNLMPYISVNFANSARRIIFESVALYFLGILPQSQLNWGVMMDDAYTGANLTNPNQIHWLLVPMALIILISLGFILLAQGLDRIFNVRLRARHEGAADGGESS, encoded by the coding sequence GTGAGACCTACTGAGGAAGGCGAATCGTCGCGAACTGAGGAGGGCGAAACGACGGCCGCCGACGCCACCGAGGCCGCGACTAGACCACCGACCCGCACCGACGGAGGCACGAGCAGTTCGTCCGGCGGCGCGGGCGGCGTTGACGAGACGATATTCACCCAGACGTCGAACGTCCCCGACCCGACGGTCCGGGAGAAGGTCGAGCGTGGGTTCCGACGCCGTGTCTACGCGCCGTCGGCGATACTGCTGAACGACTGGCGCGGGCTCCTCGGGGCACTCATCCTGGTCGGTTTCGTTCTGCTGGGAACCGTGGGCGTCTACGTCGTTCCCGAACCAATCGTGATGGAGGGACCGATATTCGTGCCGCCGTTCACCGACTGGACGTACCCGCTTGGAACGGGCGTGATGGGTCAGGACATCCTCAAACAGGTCGTCCACGCGACGCCCGCGATGCTCCAGATGATTACCGCGGGCGCGTTGCTCTCGGTCGTCCTCGGTACCGGCATCGGCACCGTCGCGGGGTATCGCGGGGGGCGCGCCGATTCGGTGTTGATGACGCTGACCGACACCGTCCTCACGATTCCTGGCCTGGTGCTCATCATCGTGCTGGCGACCATCTACCAACCAGAGAACCCCTTCGTGGTCGGACTCATCCTCGGTATCGACAACTGGCCACGACTGGCTCGGACCGTCCGCTCGCAGGTGCTGAGCATCCGGGAGGAGGCGTTCACCGAAGCCTCGCGCATCATGGGGCTGTCTGACGTCCACATCCTCCGTCGAGACGTCATCTCGAACCTGATGCCGTACATCTCGGTGAACTTCGCCAACAGCGCGCGCCGCATCATCTTCGAGTCGGTCGCGTTGTACTTCCTCGGCATCCTGCCCCAATCGCAACTGAACTGGGGCGTGATGATGGACGACGCCTACACCGGCGCGAACCTGACGAATCCAAACCAGATCCACTGGCTGCTCGTCCCGATGGCGCTCATTATCCTCATCTCGCTCGGGTTCATCCTGCTCGCGCAGGGACTCGACCGCATCTTCAACGTCAGACTGCGCGCCCGCCACGAGGGGGCGGCCGACGGGGGTGAGTCATCATGA
- a CDS encoding ABC transporter permease, whose protein sequence is MFFIALTVTFALYRMLPFGPVEMVKVRLMKQLLEQGQSPSAEQMRRINAMVETYTGIDPSVPWYVSYYEYLRDIILYQDFGHSIFKNKPVFDILYTAMPWSVFISVYGLALGTTVSLLFGAVMAYNEGGKFDAVMTFISIGNSTVPYYVVAILTLIVFSFNLGWFPSGGRMDPSTTPGLNLPFIVGIVKHAALPVFSAFIASFGGALAFRGNCIREMGEGYIRVARLRGISQGRIAIRYVGRNALLPVYTNIMMGIASVFGSSIILETIFNYPAMGMVTFNALMNRDYPLIMGSFIFFTIVTLTGILVADLTYGVIDPRVKGGNERETY, encoded by the coding sequence GTGTTTTTCATCGCACTGACAGTAACGTTCGCCCTCTACCGGATGTTACCGTTCGGTCCGGTCGAGATGGTCAAAGTTCGGCTGATGAAACAACTGCTCGAACAGGGCCAAAGTCCCTCCGCCGAACAAATGCGGCGGATAAACGCCATGGTCGAAACGTACACTGGTATCGACCCGTCCGTGCCCTGGTACGTCTCCTACTACGAGTACCTGCGGGACATCATCCTCTATCAGGACTTCGGCCATTCGATATTCAAGAACAAGCCCGTCTTCGACATCCTCTACACTGCGATGCCGTGGTCGGTGTTCATCAGCGTCTACGGACTCGCGCTCGGGACCACCGTCAGCCTGCTATTCGGCGCGGTCATGGCGTACAACGAGGGCGGCAAGTTCGACGCCGTGATGACGTTCATCTCCATCGGAAACAGCACCGTCCCCTACTACGTCGTCGCCATCCTCACGCTCATCGTCTTCTCGTTCAACCTGGGGTGGTTCCCCAGCGGGGGCCGAATGGACCCCTCGACAACGCCGGGACTAAACCTCCCATTCATCGTTGGAATCGTGAAACACGCGGCGCTCCCCGTCTTCTCGGCGTTCATCGCCAGCTTTGGCGGCGCGCTCGCGTTCCGGGGCAACTGCATCCGCGAGATGGGCGAGGGGTACATCCGCGTCGCGCGTCTCCGTGGCATCAGTCAGGGTCGGATCGCCATCCGATACGTCGGACGGAATGCCTTGCTGCCCGTCTACACGAACATCATGATGGGTATCGCAAGCGTCTTCGGGAGCAGCATCATCCTCGAAACCATCTTCAACTACCCTGCGATGGGGATGGTGACGTTCAACGCGTTGATGAACCGTGACTACCCGCTCATCATGGGTTCGTTCATCTTCTTCACCATCGTCACGCTGACTGGTATCCTGGTCGCCGACCTCACGTACGGCGTCATCGACCCCCGCGTCAAAGGAGGGAACGAACGTGAGACCTACTGA
- a CDS encoding glutamine amidotransferase, with protein MTNVLLAGESWVTVQFEIKGRNVLRDSQYGEAADRFVSTLETIGASVTYQPCHVAAESFPRTKAELDKYDLVILSDVGADTLQITEQVADGDTDVDRCALLAEWVRDGGALGMVGGYMSFAGKGGQARYGMTRIAEVLPVEVASGDDRVETPDGAVPQNEGVPGADLPEEWPHVLGYNRTTAKSDAEVWATVRDDPFLAVGDYGDGSSFAYATDCAPHWAPEGLLSWDHLPTVWSRVLDRVT; from the coding sequence ATGACGAACGTCCTACTCGCTGGCGAGTCGTGGGTGACGGTACAGTTCGAAATCAAGGGCCGAAACGTACTGCGGGACAGTCAGTACGGCGAGGCGGCGGACCGGTTCGTCTCGACGCTGGAGACAATCGGCGCCTCGGTGACATACCAACCGTGTCACGTCGCGGCGGAGTCGTTTCCCAGAACGAAAGCGGAACTGGACAAGTACGACCTCGTGATTCTGAGCGACGTCGGCGCGGATACGCTCCAAATCACTGAGCAGGTCGCCGACGGCGACACCGACGTGGACCGCTGTGCGTTGCTCGCGGAGTGGGTACGGGACGGCGGCGCACTCGGGATGGTCGGCGGCTACATGAGTTTCGCGGGGAAGGGCGGCCAAGCCCGGTACGGAATGACACGGATTGCCGAGGTGTTGCCGGTCGAAGTTGCAAGTGGAGACGACCGGGTGGAGACGCCGGACGGTGCGGTGCCCCAAAATGAGGGCGTGCCGGGTGCGGACCTCCCCGAAGAGTGGCCTCACGTCCTCGGCTACAATCGCACGACGGCGAAGTCGGACGCGGAAGTCTGGGCGACGGTCCGAGACGATCCGTTTCTGGCGGTGGGCGACTACGGCGACGGCAGTTCGTTCGCGTACGCGACGGACTGTGCTCCCCACTGGGCACCGGAGGGACTGCTCTCGTGGGACCACCTCCCGACGGTCTGGAGTCGCGTCCTCGACCGCGTGACGTAG
- a CDS encoding mandelate racemase/muconate lactonizing enzyme family protein, with protein MAITNVDAIPVEMGVEPLESELGLAPYVSNHDEVTSVTRMLVRVDTDDGVTGWGEMLVGMKSAAVTKAVMDDVIAPELVGREVGEIRDFVDSFYFPYVKVRPFLGAVETALWDAFGKSVGQPVHRLLGGKTRDSVEIATCLGILGPEESRRYAKRAVDHGFSTLKTKAGPDWKEDVARIRAMDDEVDGQLEFRLDPNQGWSFEDAVRVATRLEEEGILLQYLEQPVRIDTYGTYASLRNRVRTPIAVNEDTYFPQNLRYLLQADAIDVAVVDLVPAGGILRVREQVAMAANAGVSVSHHCGFDLGVKTAAMLHTVASTPGINLPPDSVYYGWNDYVIADPFEVEDGAYPVPDGPGLGVEVDEAKVEQYRVD; from the coding sequence ATGGCGATTACGAACGTCGACGCCATCCCCGTAGAGATGGGCGTCGAGCCGCTGGAATCGGAACTCGGACTCGCACCGTACGTGAGTAACCACGACGAAGTGACCTCGGTGACGCGGATGCTCGTCAGAGTCGATACCGACGACGGCGTGACCGGGTGGGGCGAGATGCTCGTGGGAATGAAGTCCGCCGCCGTGACGAAGGCGGTGATGGACGACGTCATCGCCCCGGAACTCGTCGGCCGCGAGGTCGGCGAGATACGTGACTTCGTGGACTCGTTCTACTTCCCGTACGTGAAGGTGCGGCCGTTCCTCGGAGCCGTCGAGACGGCGCTCTGGGACGCCTTCGGCAAGTCCGTCGGCCAACCCGTCCACCGATTGCTCGGGGGAAAAACCCGCGACAGCGTGGAGATAGCGACCTGTCTCGGCATCCTCGGTCCCGAGGAGTCGAGACGGTACGCCAAACGGGCCGTCGACCACGGCTTCTCGACGCTGAAGACGAAGGCCGGTCCGGACTGGAAGGAAGACGTGGCGCGAATTCGTGCGATGGACGACGAGGTGGACGGGCAACTGGAGTTCCGCCTCGACCCCAATCAGGGCTGGTCGTTCGAGGACGCCGTCCGGGTCGCCACCCGACTCGAAGAAGAGGGCATCCTGCTCCAGTACCTCGAACAGCCTGTCCGCATCGACACCTACGGCACGTACGCCTCGCTCCGAAATCGGGTTCGAACGCCGATTGCGGTCAACGAGGACACGTACTTCCCGCAGAACCTCCGCTACCTCCTGCAGGCCGACGCCATCGATGTAGCGGTCGTGGACCTCGTCCCGGCAGGCGGCATCCTCCGCGTCCGCGAGCAGGTCGCGATGGCGGCCAACGCGGGTGTCTCGGTCTCGCATCACTGCGGGTTCGACCTCGGGGTTAAGACTGCGGCGATGCTCCACACCGTGGCGAGCACGCCTGGCATCAACCTGCCGCCCGACAGCGTCTACTACGGCTGGAACGACTACGTCATCGCCGACCCCTTCGAGGTCGAGGACGGCGCGTACCCGGTTCCGGACGGGCCGGGACTCGGCGTCGAGGTTGACGAGGCGAAGGTCGAGCAGTACCGGGTAGACTGA
- a CDS encoding oligopeptide/dipeptide ABC transporter ATP-binding protein produces the protein MSERDGEPLLSLRDVSVHFEKERLLGLAGSETVHAVDDVSLDVYENDVVALVGESGCGKTTLGKTAIGVQRPTEGEVRYRGDDIWAAKDSKGLFGRGGDDTRSWEDIRRSLQMIHQDPGSSLNSNYTVETTLSAPLEKWQPEMSEADRRVRIYGLLDYVGMSPAEEFAGRYPHQLSGGEQQRVALIRALLMNPDLILADEAISALDVSLRAEMMDLMLELQEEFDTSYLFISHNLANAKHLTQRAGGRIGIMYLGELVEIGTPEQIIHDPQHPYTKVLLWATSDLRNRSEGVSTPPVRSLDIPEPTDPPSGCRFHTRCLEARDVCTRECPSLADHDGDGRQTACFRADPEHEYWESDPLEGGQMAEETGPDSETAEGD, from the coding sequence GTGAGCGAACGGGACGGAGAGCCGCTCCTGTCGCTCCGAGACGTCAGCGTCCACTTCGAGAAGGAGCGACTGCTCGGGCTCGCAGGTTCGGAGACCGTCCACGCCGTCGATGACGTGAGCCTCGACGTCTACGAGAACGACGTCGTCGCGCTCGTCGGCGAGTCGGGATGCGGGAAGACGACGCTCGGGAAGACGGCCATCGGCGTCCAGCGCCCAACCGAGGGCGAGGTGCGCTACCGCGGCGATGACATTTGGGCGGCGAAGGACTCGAAGGGGCTGTTCGGACGCGGCGGCGACGACACGCGCTCGTGGGAGGATATCCGCCGGTCGCTCCAGATGATCCACCAGGACCCCGGCAGTTCGTTGAACTCGAACTACACCGTCGAGACGACGCTCTCGGCGCCGCTAGAGAAGTGGCAACCGGAGATGAGCGAGGCCGACCGTCGCGTTCGCATCTACGGCCTGCTCGACTACGTCGGTATGTCGCCGGCCGAGGAGTTCGCCGGCCGGTACCCCCACCAGCTCTCGGGCGGCGAACAGCAGCGCGTCGCGCTCATCCGGGCACTGCTGATGAACCCCGACCTCATCCTGGCCGACGAGGCAATCAGCGCTCTCGACGTCTCGCTCCGGGCGGAGATGATGGATCTAATGCTCGAACTGCAGGAAGAGTTCGACACCTCCTACCTGTTCATCTCGCACAACCTCGCCAACGCGAAGCACCTCACCCAGCGGGCCGGTGGCCGTATCGGCATCATGTACCTCGGCGAACTCGTCGAAATCGGCACGCCGGAACAGATCATTCACGACCCACAGCACCCCTACACGAAGGTGTTGCTGTGGGCAACCTCGGACCTCCGGAACCGCTCGGAGGGCGTCTCGACGCCACCGGTCCGCTCGCTCGACATTCCCGAACCGACGGACCCGCCCTCTGGCTGTCGGTTCCACACGCGTTGTCTCGAAGCGCGCGATGTCTGCACCCGCGAGTGCCCGTCGCTGGCCGACCACGACGGCGATGGCCGCCAGACCGCCTGTTTCCGCGCGGACCCCGAACACGAGTACTGGGAGAGCGACCCGCTGGAGGGCGGACAGATGGCTGAGGAAACAGGACCAGACTCCGAAACAGCCGAAGGCGACTGA
- a CDS encoding ABC transporter ATP-binding protein encodes MQTEHRTATDSGDESTDEDVIIEVRDTSVSFDAEDGDSRVLRDVDLTVRTGEALGVVGESGSGKSMLASAMLDAVVSPGRVSGEVIYHPPEGDPIDVLSLSREELTALRWNEISFVIQGAQSAFNPTMIIGDHFEETLRAHGADVEAGMDHARELLTDLYLPADQVLQSHPYELSGGMKQRALIALGLVLEPNVVVMDEPTAALDLLMQRSIVSMLEDLQTKYDLTLVFVTHDMPLVADLADRLAVMYAFDLVEYGPTDELIEDAAHPYTRALLNAVPNISDRSMNLEGIEGSSPNPADIPTGCSFHPRCPVADETCETNDPEMRDVRAADADAHEAACFHWEAAREEIPLTLDEVDEPIDREYDGGSGGGSS; translated from the coding sequence ATGCAAACCGAACATCGAACTGCGACGGATTCCGGCGACGAGTCGACCGACGAAGACGTGATAATCGAAGTACGGGACACCAGCGTCTCGTTCGACGCAGAGGACGGCGACTCTCGTGTCCTCCGCGACGTGGACCTCACCGTCCGCACCGGCGAAGCGCTCGGTGTCGTCGGCGAATCGGGGTCAGGCAAGTCGATGCTCGCCTCAGCGATGCTCGACGCCGTCGTCTCCCCGGGCCGAGTGAGCGGCGAAGTCATCTACCACCCGCCGGAGGGCGACCCAATCGACGTCCTCTCGCTCTCACGGGAAGAACTGACGGCACTTCGCTGGAACGAGATTTCGTTCGTCATCCAGGGCGCACAGAGCGCGTTCAACCCGACGATGATTATCGGCGACCACTTCGAGGAGACGCTGCGTGCACACGGAGCGGACGTCGAAGCTGGGATGGACCACGCCCGCGAACTGTTGACCGACCTCTACCTGCCCGCTGATCAGGTGCTCCAGTCCCACCCCTACGAACTCTCCGGCGGGATGAAACAGCGCGCACTCATCGCACTTGGTCTCGTCCTCGAACCGAACGTTGTCGTAATGGACGAGCCGACGGCGGCGCTCGACCTGCTGATGCAGCGGTCCATCGTCAGCATGCTGGAGGACCTCCAGACGAAGTACGATCTGACGCTCGTTTTCGTCACCCACGACATGCCGCTAGTGGCGGACCTCGCGGACAGACTTGCGGTGATGTATGCCTTCGACCTCGTGGAGTACGGGCCGACGGACGAACTCATCGAAGACGCCGCACACCCCTACACACGTGCACTCCTCAACGCCGTACCGAACATCTCCGACCGGTCGATGAATCTGGAGGGCATCGAGGGGTCGAGTCCGAATCCCGCCGACATTCCCACCGGCTGTTCGTTCCACCCGCGGTGTCCGGTCGCCGACGAGACGTGCGAGACGAACGACCCGGAGATGCGCGACGTGAGGGCAGCCGACGCCGACGCCCACGAGGCCGCCTGCTTCCACTGGGAGGCCGCCCGCGAGGAGATTCCGTTGACGCTAGACGAGGTGGACGAACCCATCGACCGAGAGTACGACGGCGGTTCCGGAGGTGGTTCGTCGTGA
- a CDS encoding PIG-L deacetylase family protein: MTSETVRVLVVGAHPDDCDLKAGGIACKYADSGHEVLFVSMTNGEAGHHELSGRPLVERRRAEAETSAAVAGADFEMFDVPDGRLRPSLDNRDRLIEQIREFRPDLVLTHRPNDYHPDHRYTAQLVRDAAYLVAVPNVCPATPALDENPVFAHLSDTFERPYPFSPDVVVDIDDVAERKFEMLDCHESQMYEWLPSVEGTLEEVPDDPDERFEWLREGGLPHVEALADVSDRYREKLVERYGADGEDVRYAEAFEASEYGRPLTEDAAERLFPF, from the coding sequence ATGACTAGCGAAACAGTTCGCGTTCTCGTCGTCGGCGCTCACCCCGACGATTGCGACCTCAAGGCGGGCGGTATCGCTTGCAAGTACGCCGACAGCGGCCACGAGGTGCTGTTCGTCTCGATGACGAACGGCGAGGCGGGCCACCACGAACTATCGGGCCGACCGCTCGTCGAGCGTCGTCGCGCGGAAGCCGAGACGTCGGCCGCCGTCGCCGGGGCCGACTTCGAGATGTTCGACGTGCCGGACGGTCGCCTTCGGCCCTCACTAGATAATCGCGACCGACTCATCGAGCAGATCCGGGAGTTCCGTCCCGACCTCGTTCTGACTCACCGGCCGAACGACTACCACCCGGACCACCGGTACACGGCCCAACTCGTCCGGGACGCCGCGTATCTCGTCGCGGTGCCGAACGTCTGCCCGGCGACGCCCGCGCTCGACGAGAACCCCGTCTTCGCGCACCTGAGCGACACGTTCGAGCGCCCGTACCCCTTCTCTCCGGACGTCGTCGTCGACATCGACGACGTCGCCGAGCGCAAGTTCGAGATGCTCGACTGCCACGAGTCCCAGATGTACGAGTGGCTTCCGTCCGTCGAGGGCACGCTGGAGGAAGTTCCCGACGACCCCGACGAGCGGTTCGAGTGGCTCCGGGAGGGCGGCCTGCCGCACGTAGAGGCGCTCGCGGACGTATCGGACCGTTACCGGGAGAAACTGGTCGAGCGGTACGGCGCGGACGGCGAGGACGTGCGCTACGCGGAGGCGTTCGAGGCGAGCGAGTACGGCCGACCGCTCACGGAGGACGCCGCCGAGCGACTGTTTCCCTTCTGA